The Marinomonas profundi DNA segment GCCTGAATATTTGCTGCATACAAGCTTTCTGCAACCGCAAAATGGCTAAATATGGCCAGCGAAATAGCTAGGCTGCTGAATCTGATGAAAGTCTTCATGACGTTATTAAATCCTCTTTAATGTCCGATAATCCATTTAGCTTAAGAAAAACCGACGCACGCGACTAGGGCTTTTTTGTAGCTTTGTATGAGCAGTTAAAAAAAATTGTAAATTTATGTAACTTACCAGCTGCCAACGTTTTCCATAGAAGCCCAAGGTTCAGCAGCGTCAAGAGAACCATCTTTTTGCAGAAGCTCGATTGAAATACCATTAGGGTCTTTAATGAACGCCATATGGCCATCACGAGGTGGACGCAATATGGTAACGCCTAGGGATTGCAGCTTTTCGCATACTTGATAGATGTTCTCGACTTGAAAAGCGAGGTGGCCGAATTGGTCGCCGCCAGTGTAGGTGCGATCACTCCAGTTGTGAGTTAACTCTACTTCGGGGGCGCCTTGTTCCTCGGCGTAGTAAATGAGCGAGAACTGGCCTTTTTCACTGTCCATACGGCGTGTTTGAATAAGCCCTAGGCCTTCAGTATAAAAAGTATGACTTTCTTCTGGTTTATCTGTTCTTATCATGGCGTGTAAATATCGAATGGACATGACAACTCCTTAATTTGATTAAATTTAGTGGCTATTATTGCAGTATCGATTGGTTAATTCAAAGCGATGAGCAGAAGACTTTTCGTAATGGGAACGGGTGCGCCTTCTTATTCTTCCCAAACCCAGCGTAAAGGGTCGCCAAAGTCATCGTAGATGATTTTTTTCTTAGGGCGTTTTTTGACGGGGCTTGTTGGTGGCGATTTGCTGTGTTTTCGTTGTTGAATCGCCGCAACAACGTGATTTAATGGCGTGCGATCTTGTTTCGGCTCGTTAAAGCCTAGGTGGCTCGTGTTATACTTGCCATCAACTAAACCAGATTCACCCATGTCGACTTGCTGGATCGTTCCGTTTTTCTTGATAAATTGATCTACCAGAGATTCAAGTTCTTTTCGTGTGTCTCTCTTTGTGGTTTTTGGTTTTATCATAGTGTTTTGGTTTGGGAAGATCCTATTAGAAATCGATGGGTTAAAAAATGATCGTAATCATCCATATTAAACGTAAGAGGTAGCTGGTGTCTATTAGCAACTTAATTGTGCATGAGATTCAAAAACAGGAAGGCGAGCGTAAAGCGATATTGATTGCGCGCCCAAATGAGAACCCTGTTGATGGACAGGCGGAAGCGCTGTCCGCTCAGGTAACGAATCTATTTAATCGTTCTGGTATGAATACCGGACGTTTTGTTAACCCTCAAGGAAGTGAGGAGGGCGCGCAATTACCCGCTTTACTGTTTAAGCATTTTAAAAGCGATACTTTTGTGGATTTTGCGGGGTTCAGCAAAGACTGCGCGGCGGAGTACCTAAAGTATTTAGAGCCGGTTGAGGAAGCGGAAGGTGGCTTGTTGTGGTTTAACCATTACGAATTACACGACACGCACTTTTTATACATAGTGATGTTGAAGCGCAAAAAAGGCATTGGCCTTGGTGCAGATCTAAGTTTGTCACAAATTGAACAAATTGAGATGGAAAAGCTGCACATGTCA contains these protein-coding regions:
- a CDS encoding VOC family protein; translation: MSIRYLHAMIRTDKPEESHTFYTEGLGLIQTRRMDSEKGQFSLIYYAEEQGAPEVELTHNWSDRTYTGGDQFGHLAFQVENIYQVCEKLQSLGVTILRPPRDGHMAFIKDPNGISIELLQKDGSLDAAEPWASMENVGSW